The Thermodesulfobacteriota bacterium genomic sequence GGGGGCACAGTGACGGAGCTCGCGATAAGCCCCAAATACGGCGGAGATATACTGGAGAAAATTTTCCCGTTCGTCTCGTCAGGCTCTGATTATGCCGGGCAGCTCACCGGATTCGATACGGGGGGGAGCGACCTCACGTACCTGCTGACCGATTTTTTCCCGTTTCTCCTGACCGTGTTCATAGGCGTCCCTCTTCTAAAGTCGGCCTCTCGTTCGACCCCTCTCGGGGCGAGCATAAGGCTCGGGATTGCTCTGCCTCTAGCCTTCGCCCCCTTCATATCGTTCAGCGGCGATTATTACGAGATGGGGTCTATAATAGTCTCGCGTGCGGCTGAGCTGTTTTCGCCTTCCCTCGATATCGAGAAGTGGAGGAGCGACGACCTGTTCAAGCTTTCGGACGGGCTCTTTTTTTCAGGCGGGCAGTACGGGACGGGCGATATTGCGGGGGTATCCCTCTCGTTTATCCTGGGGGTCGTGCTTATATACGCGACTTATTTTCTGGGTGTGTTGTTCAGCAGGATATTATCCGGCTTATCGAAAAGATGAGCTCTCCAGGAGTATATCTTCACTTCTTCGATTTCTTACGCAGGGCTTTCTCTTTAGGTTTTTTGTTCCGGAAGAAGTAGAGGTACGCTCCTATCAAAAACGGCTCGAACCTGACTACCATATTATTTATAAAACCCCAGAGGAATTCCCAGAACAGCTGTGACGCCACTCCCCCCTTTTCGTAGCCCTGGGTTTCGAGCGCGGCCGAGAGTTTTTCGCCTTCGAGCGAGAACACGAAGAGGAAATGAACGACGACGAGTATCAAAAGCGCCTCCAGATATATCCACTTTCTTTTCAAAAAAGGATAAAAAGCGGCCATGATCGCGAACGTCAGCGGGGCGTTAAAAGTATAGTTCGAAATCGGGACGTCTATCGTCGTCTTTAAGATGGTCACGCCGTACTTCTGCGGTATGAACCCGACCGAGACTATGTCGCCCTGTCTCAGAATCGACACGATATCCACGTCCTTGAGGATGGTAATCGCATACGAGGCGATGGTCGTGACCGCCATGCCGTAATAGCCCTTGATGCCCAGCCAGACCGCGAGAGAGATAATATAGGCTACTACGAATATGAGCGAAGCCTTAAGAAGGACGGACCTAAATAAGGGCTTCTTGTTTTCCTTGTCCATGGCTCAGGTAGGTCAGGTAAAGAACGAAAGTTGCCAGAGCAACGGCTATCATTACACCCTGTGCTACATAAAGGTGTATTAAATCGAATAGATCCTTGTGATAGACACCTGCATAAGCGAGCGCTACAATCCTTATCAGATTCAATACCTGTATGACAAGAAAACCGGCAATTATGCCTATAAGCCTGTTCTTCCAGGAAGCCGGAAAGGTCAGAACCGCTACCGAGTAAATCATAACGGCCTCCAGCCCGTTGCATCCGAACTCTACATCGAGCGAGATGGACGGGAGGTGTATGACCGAGCCCTGAATCGTGGAGGTGACGCCAATAAGCCCCAGTATCTTGGCCGTCACGTAGACTATGGCGTTTGAATACCCGCCGTTTATGTCCACGACGTCCTGCACTGGCTTCAGTCCCAGGAGCAGGAAAAACGCCCCCATGAGAAGCACGTAAGTCAGCACGAACCTTAATATGCTGATAGAGCTCGACTGGCCTTTATCCGGGGCACCCGTGTTTTTATCCTTCATCCTGATCTCTTATTGAAAATTATTCCGCAGAGGAACCGAATCCTCGCAGCAGGTTCTAAATATACATAGTGAGTGTATCATTTTCAAAGAAAGAATAATTTGAGAGAAAAGCCCGCGGTAGAGACCTGCGAGCCCTGTCACGCCCCGCAGCATCCGGCTTTGCCTTCTTTCAAAATTTCCCGGCCCTCCCTCATCAGAAAAAACACCATAACAATTCCGGCCAGAGGGTCGGCCCACCATATTCCGAACAGATAGTTAAGCCCGAGACCCGCGAGGAGCGCAAGGGACAAGTAGCAGCAGGCGAGCGTCTGCTTCGAATCGGCGAGGAGGCTCCTGCTCCCGATCATCTTTCCGGTTCTTTGCTTCATAAAAAACAAAACCGGCATCACCACGAGCGAGACTGCGGCTATCACGATCCCGAGGATGCTTGTCTCAGGCCACTCGCGTAAAATGAGCTTCTTCAGGGACTCATAGAGCACATATACCCCCAGCACGAAAAAAGTGTACGCGACAAGTCTCGCCGCTTTCGCTTCCATCCTTTCCTCCTCTTCAGTGGAAAGGTTCCCGAGCCCGCGGAAGCGCCATATCATTATTCCCCCTGACAGCGATTCGACGAAGCTGTCGAGACCGAACCCGACAAGCGCGATGCTCCCGGAGACCATCCCAGCGGCAACAGATACGGACCCTTCCAGAAAATTGTATGCGACCGTAAAAACAGATAGATAGAATGCCTTTCTATGCGGTCCGTTGCTGATGGAAGAAGCACTGCGGTTTAAAATTTCCATGGTGCGTCTAAATATAGCTTAACAGATGACCGGACAATTTCGAATAGACGCGTCCGCAGGATTATAAGCCCGGGCGAGGAGATCAAGGCTTCACGGGTGACAGCAGACCATTTTCCATGAAGCTGAAATAGCCGTCCTTGCCCACGATGATGTGGTCGAGGACCCTTATGTCGAGCATTCTGGCTCCATCCGCTATGTCTCTTGTTAGAGACTTGTCCTCTCTCGAGGGCTCAGGGTTCCCGCTCGGGTGATTGTGCACGAGTATTATTCCAGAAGCGTGCCGTGAGAGCGCCGATTCGATTATGCGCCTCGGGTAAACGGCGACGTTATCGACCGTGCCTTCGTGAAGCAGCGTGTAGTCTATCACCTCGTTCCTCACGTTCATATAGATCACCATGAAGGCCTCGTTCGTCATGCCGGACAGACTGACACGGACGAATTTCAGTACCGCGTCGGGCGAAGTGAGGGCGTCCCCCTTCTTCATGTTCTCGGCGAGGTACGAGTTGTAGAGCTCTTTCACGAGTCTTATGAGCGTCGCAGACATAGACCCCACGCCGCTCAGCTCCTCTAACTTTTTCCGGTCGGCGTCGAGCACACCCGAGAGCCCGCCGAACTCGCTTATGAGCTTCTTTGCCACGGGCTTCACGTCCCTACGGGGAATCGAGAACGTAAGCAGAAGCTCGAGCAGCTCGTAGTCGTGCATGCCGTCGGCCCCCGCTTTGCGGAACCTATCTCTCAACCTCTTCCTGTGGTTTATATAGTGAGGTTTGTCAGACATATCATTCGGGACAAAATTTTAACCGCTTTCTTGCAAATAAAAAAAGGCGGGCTGCCCCGGAAAGAGACAGTCCGCCTTTGATTTGGAAATGCTTTTTTCTAATTAAATTACATCATATCGCCCATACCGGGGTGTCCCATGCCTCCGTGCATTCCGGGTCCGGCGCCTTCGGCCTTGGCGGGCTTCTCTGCGATGAGGGCTTCTGTGGTGAGGAGGAGTCCGGCCACGCTGGAGGCG encodes the following:
- a CDS encoding exosortase H-associated membrane protein, encoding MDKENKKPLFRSVLLKASLIFVVAYIISLAVWLGIKGYYGMAVTTIASYAITILKDVDIVSILRQGDIVSVGFIPQKYGVTILKTTIDVPISNYTFNAPLTFAIMAAFYPFLKRKWIYLEALLILVVVHFLFVFSLEGEKLSAALETQGYEKGGVASQLFWEFLWGFINNMVVRFEPFLIGAYLYFFRNKKPKEKALRKKSKK
- the xrtH gene encoding exosortase H, with protein sequence MKDKNTGAPDKGQSSSISILRFVLTYVLLMGAFFLLLGLKPVQDVVDINGGYSNAIVYVTAKILGLIGVTSTIQGSVIHLPSISLDVEFGCNGLEAVMIYSVAVLTFPASWKNRLIGIIAGFLVIQVLNLIRIVALAYAGVYHKDLFDLIHLYVAQGVMIAVALATFVLYLTYLSHGQGKQEALI
- a CDS encoding cation transporter, which codes for MEILNRSASSISNGPHRKAFYLSVFTVAYNFLEGSVSVAAGMVSGSIALVGFGLDSFVESLSGGIMIWRFRGLGNLSTEEEERMEAKAARLVAYTFFVLGVYVLYESLKKLILREWPETSILGIVIAAVSLVVMPVLFFMKQRTGKMIGSRSLLADSKQTLACCYLSLALLAGLGLNYLFGIWWADPLAGIVMVFFLMREGREILKEGKAGCCGA
- the radC gene encoding DNA repair protein RadC; protein product: MSDKPHYINHRKRLRDRFRKAGADGMHDYELLELLLTFSIPRRDVKPVAKKLISEFGGLSGVLDADRKKLEELSGVGSMSATLIRLVKELYNSYLAENMKKGDALTSPDAVLKFVRVSLSGMTNEAFMVIYMNVRNEVIDYTLLHEGTVDNVAVYPRRIIESALSRHASGIILVHNHPSGNPEPSREDKSLTRDIADGARMLDIRVLDHIIVGKDGYFSFMENGLLSPVKP